A window of Candidatus Hydrogenedentota bacterium contains these coding sequences:
- the trxA gene encoding thioredoxin, producing MSNALELTAANFDTTVNNGVTLVDFWAEWCGPCRMIAPMIDQLAVEYQGKATVGKVNVDNEQDLAMRFDISSIPALLVFKDGKVANRFLGSNTKKTELAAALDGAAAG from the coding sequence ATGAGTAATGCGCTCGAACTGACGGCAGCCAATTTCGACACGACGGTGAACAACGGCGTGACGTTAGTGGATTTCTGGGCGGAGTGGTGCGGGCCGTGCCGGATGATTGCGCCGATGATTGATCAGTTGGCGGTCGAATACCAGGGCAAGGCGACGGTCGGCAAGGTGAATGTCGACAACGAGCAGGACCTTGCGATGCGCTTTGATATTTCGAGCATTCCGGCGTTGCTGGTGTTCAAGGACGGCAAGGTCGCGAACCGGTTCCTTGGATCGAACACGAAGAAGACAGAGTTGGCTGCGGCGTTGGATGGCGCGGCGGCGGGGTAG
- a CDS encoding sigma-70 family RNA polymerase sigma factor, which translates to MSVKPDSDEGLMALLSGGDQGALAELVRRYQNDIFRFCLHYVRDVERAKEMSQETFIRVYVARSRFDASRKFRPWLLCIARNLCLNEIKRKKAVAMESLEEYASTAREESGYLLQSSADGPDQMMMAAERRKMVADALAKLDPESREIVTLRFYERMQARDIAEVVGSTEGAVRTRLHRILKSMRSLYVTEKDEL; encoded by the coding sequence GTGAGCGTCAAGCCCGATTCCGACGAAGGGTTGATGGCCCTTCTCAGCGGGGGTGACCAAGGCGCACTCGCTGAACTTGTCCGCCGGTACCAGAACGACATTTTTAGATTCTGTCTCCACTACGTCCGGGACGTTGAACGGGCCAAGGAAATGTCCCAAGAGACGTTTATCCGGGTGTATGTGGCGCGGTCCCGGTTTGATGCGAGCCGCAAGTTTCGCCCGTGGCTTCTGTGCATCGCGCGAAACTTGTGCCTGAACGAAATCAAGCGCAAGAAGGCGGTGGCCATGGAGTCGCTCGAGGAATACGCGAGCACGGCCCGAGAAGAATCGGGCTATCTGCTCCAGTCCTCCGCAGACGGCCCGGACCAAATGATGATGGCCGCGGAAAGGCGCAAGATGGTCGCGGATGCGCTTGCTAAGCTCGACCCGGAGTCGCGCGAGATTGTCACGCTGCGGTTCTACGAACGCATGCAGGCGCGCGACATCGCCGAAGTCGTCGGCAGCACGGAAGGTGCCGTGCGCACGCGGCTGCACCGGATACTGAAATCCATGCGGTCACTCTACGTGACCGAGAAGGACGAACTGTGA
- a CDS encoding arylsulfatase, giving the protein MTASGTTLNRRTMLKLSAAAAAGATQTAAAHGALPKPSKPNVLLLMSDQHRADCMGCSGNSAAYTPNLDRLANEGARFTNMYSTTPTCTPARNALLTGLAPWRHGMLGYGRIGEGYAVEMPQAMRDAGYYTLGIGKMHWHPQRHLHGFHRTILDESGREASIDFRSDYRAWLMSNYPTINPDVTGLTFNDHRAWPYKLPEEVHPTRWTGDTAVNFIDTYNEPQPFFMKVSFARPHSPYDPPQRIWDMYNDVDLPKAQVGAWAAKYAKPSDNFPDHWHGDLGADQVRTSRQGYYGAVTFVDEQIGRIVAALERRKMLDNTLILYISDHGDMTGDHHLWRKSYAYEASAKVPLVVRWPDGTLSDRRGVTLEHPVEIRDMLPTMLDAAGDETVRSQFDGSSILPLLADSRAEWRDAIDLEHDICYNASNHWTGMTDGRWKYIFHAPTGESQLFNLRDDPHELHDLAADAGYTRRGREWRDRLIEHLSERGEPFVINGDLGVQPNSFLYSPNWPGCKCHGKERNVKS; this is encoded by the coding sequence ATGACCGCTTCGGGAACAACTCTCAACCGCCGGACCATGCTGAAACTCTCCGCCGCGGCCGCCGCCGGCGCAACGCAAACCGCCGCCGCCCACGGCGCACTACCCAAACCGAGCAAGCCCAATGTCCTTCTCCTAATGTCGGACCAGCACCGCGCGGACTGCATGGGCTGTTCCGGCAATTCCGCCGCGTACACGCCCAACCTTGACCGCCTCGCGAACGAAGGCGCGCGCTTCACGAACATGTACTCGACGACGCCGACGTGCACGCCCGCGCGCAATGCACTCCTGACCGGTCTCGCGCCGTGGCGCCACGGCATGCTCGGCTACGGCCGCATCGGCGAAGGCTACGCCGTCGAAATGCCGCAGGCCATGCGCGACGCCGGATACTACACGCTCGGCATCGGCAAGATGCATTGGCACCCGCAGCGCCACCTTCACGGGTTCCACCGCACCATCCTCGACGAATCGGGCCGCGAGGCGTCCATCGATTTCCGCAGCGACTACCGCGCCTGGCTGATGTCGAACTACCCGACAATCAATCCCGATGTAACGGGACTCACGTTCAACGACCACCGCGCGTGGCCCTACAAGCTCCCCGAGGAAGTTCACCCGACGCGATGGACGGGCGATACCGCGGTCAACTTCATCGACACCTATAACGAACCGCAGCCATTCTTCATGAAGGTTTCGTTTGCGCGCCCGCATAGCCCCTACGATCCGCCCCAGCGCATTTGGGACATGTATAACGACGTCGATCTGCCCAAGGCGCAGGTGGGCGCGTGGGCCGCGAAATACGCCAAACCCAGCGACAATTTCCCCGATCACTGGCACGGCGACCTCGGCGCCGATCAGGTCCGTACGTCGCGTCAGGGGTATTACGGCGCGGTCACGTTCGTTGACGAGCAGATCGGCCGCATTGTCGCCGCGCTCGAGAGGCGCAAGATGCTCGACAACACGCTGATTCTGTATATCTCCGATCACGGCGACATGACCGGCGATCACCATCTGTGGCGCAAATCGTACGCCTACGAGGCGTCCGCGAAAGTCCCACTCGTTGTCCGCTGGCCGGACGGAACACTATCGGACCGCCGCGGCGTCACCCTGGAACACCCCGTCGAAATCCGCGACATGCTGCCTACCATGCTCGACGCCGCCGGCGATGAAACCGTACGGTCGCAGTTCGACGGTTCAAGCATTTTGCCGCTGCTGGCAGACTCGCGCGCGGAATGGCGCGATGCCATCGACCTCGAACACGACATTTGCTACAACGCGTCAAACCACTGGACAGGCATGACCGACGGCCGTTGGAAATACATCTTTCACGCCCCCACCGGCGAGAGCCAGTTATTCAACCTGCGCGACGACCCGCATGAACTCCACGACCTCGCCGCGGACGCCGGATACACGCGCCGCGGACGCGAGTGGCGAGACCGCCTCATCGAGCACCTGTCCGAGCGCGGCGAACCGTTCGTCATCAACGGCGACCTCGGCGTCCAACCGAACTCGTTCCTCTACTCGCCGAACTGGCCCGGCTGCAAGTGCCACGGAAAAGAGCGGAATGTAAAATCGTAA
- the asnB gene encoding asparagine synthase (glutamine-hydrolyzing) encodes MCGICGIAYSERTRHVDRSRLRAMNKALQHRGPDDSGSWFAGHVALAMRRLSVIDLFRGKQPFANEEETIVLVYNGEIYNYRELRHDLEKRGHVFRTLSDTEVVLRAYEEHGDDAILRFNGMFAFALYDARHDRLLIARDRVGIKPLYYAFHDGALIFASELDAILRSGLVRGALNPSAIEAYFSLLYIPGPDTIYRDVQKLMPGHKLVLQHGKVRTDRYWDFELKPDPAWTVDSAAERYTELLSEAVKSQCVSEVPLGAFLSGGIDSSSVVAMMHVTSAAPVKTFTIGFDDAHADELKYARIAAQHFETDHTEEILRPDMVDTAPYLARFFGEPFADSSALPMWLVSQVARREVTVALSGDGGDELFAGYSWLHMTRNVLQYQRAPDVLRRMAGGALRPLPRSPFVQKVRRFNSDSFLDPLNVFRRRQTAIDRDTRNALYGPELAAQIAADGIDRYVERLESTHAPSVLEHMLMQDFALYLPDDILTKVDRMSMAHSLEARVPLLDNTIVDFAASLPFEMKLNGRVSKYIVKKAIGPIMPPELMKQRKQGFAIPVHRWFRHELRDHFLNAVLSHEARNGALLNRRAIRAIYDAHIQQEDNYGHQLWAILMFEHWMRYAESLPGVSLSM; translated from the coding sequence GTGTGCGGCATCTGCGGCATAGCGTACAGCGAGCGCACGCGGCACGTGGATCGCTCGCGGTTGCGCGCGATGAACAAGGCGCTGCAGCACCGGGGGCCGGACGATTCGGGGTCGTGGTTTGCGGGGCACGTTGCGTTGGCGATGCGCCGGCTCAGCGTGATCGACCTGTTCCGCGGCAAACAGCCGTTCGCGAACGAGGAAGAAACGATCGTTCTGGTCTACAACGGAGAAATCTACAATTACCGCGAGTTGCGCCACGACCTGGAAAAGCGCGGACACGTCTTCCGTACGTTGAGCGACACGGAGGTCGTGCTGCGCGCATACGAGGAGCACGGGGACGACGCGATCCTGCGGTTTAACGGCATGTTTGCGTTCGCGCTGTACGACGCGCGGCATGACCGCCTGTTGATCGCGCGGGACCGCGTAGGAATCAAACCGCTCTACTACGCGTTTCACGATGGGGCGTTGATTTTCGCGTCGGAATTGGACGCGATACTTCGGTCCGGCCTCGTGCGCGGCGCATTGAATCCGTCGGCAATCGAGGCGTACTTCAGCCTTCTTTACATTCCCGGCCCTGACACGATCTACCGCGACGTGCAAAAACTGATGCCCGGCCACAAACTCGTGCTGCAACACGGGAAGGTGCGCACGGATCGGTATTGGGACTTCGAGTTGAAGCCGGACCCCGCGTGGACGGTTGACTCCGCGGCCGAACGGTACACGGAACTGCTGTCGGAAGCGGTGAAATCCCAATGCGTGAGCGAGGTGCCGTTGGGCGCATTCTTGAGCGGCGGCATCGATTCGAGCTCCGTCGTCGCGATGATGCACGTGACCAGTGCCGCTCCGGTGAAGACATTTACGATTGGTTTCGACGACGCGCACGCGGACGAACTGAAATACGCGCGCATCGCCGCGCAACACTTTGAAACCGATCACACGGAAGAGATACTGCGTCCGGACATGGTGGATACGGCGCCGTACCTCGCGCGGTTCTTCGGCGAACCGTTCGCGGATTCGTCCGCGCTCCCGATGTGGCTGGTATCGCAGGTGGCGCGGCGCGAGGTGACCGTGGCGCTTTCCGGCGACGGCGGCGACGAGTTGTTTGCGGGATACAGTTGGCTGCATATGACGCGCAACGTTCTGCAGTATCAGCGCGCGCCGGACGTGTTGCGCCGGATGGCGGGCGGCGCGCTGCGTCCGCTGCCGCGCTCGCCTTTCGTGCAGAAGGTGCGGCGGTTCAACAGCGATTCGTTTCTCGATCCGCTCAACGTGTTTCGGCGCCGGCAGACGGCGATCGACCGCGATACGCGTAATGCGCTGTATGGACCTGAACTCGCGGCGCAAATCGCCGCGGACGGAATCGACCGTTACGTCGAACGATTGGAGTCGACTCATGCTCCCTCCGTGCTGGAGCACATGTTGATGCAGGACTTTGCCCTGTATCTGCCGGACGACATCCTCACAAAGGTGGACCGCATGAGCATGGCGCATTCGCTCGAGGCGCGGGTGCCGTTACTGGACAATACGATCGTCGATTTCGCGGCGTCGCTGCCATTCGAAATGAAGCTGAATGGGCGCGTATCGAAATACATTGTGAAGAAGGCAATCGGCCCGATCATGCCGCCGGAGCTGATGAAACAGCGCAAACAGGGTTTTGCGATTCCGGTACACCGGTGGTTTCGGCACGAGTTACGCGACCATTTTCTGAACGCGGTGCTCAGTCACGAAGCGCGCAACGGGGCGCTGCTGAACCGCCGCGCGATTCGCGCGATCTACGATGCACACATCCAACAGGAAGACAACTACGGGCACCAACTCTGGGCGATCCTGATGTTCGAGCATTGGATGCGCTACGCGGAATCGTTACCGGGGGTGTCGCTGTCCATGTGA